A genomic region of Leptospira barantonii contains the following coding sequences:
- the thiD gene encoding bifunctional hydroxymethylpyrimidine kinase/phosphomethylpyrimidine kinase, translated as MTEKIKPVTLTIAGSDSGGGAGIQADLKTFTALGTFGTSAITCLTSQNPSGVTGILEVDAEFLEKQILAVLDYFPVQAIKTGMLFSTAIIEKTSSLLSARKKSEKTFSLVIDPVMVATSGAKLLQDSAIEALLFKLIPIADLITPNLDEAEILSGKKIGKADEMPDLAKEIFEKFKVPVLLKGGHLQNEKIALDILYDGKALYKFEKPFVSGFYPHGTGCTYSSAITSYLALGESLPKAVLHAKEYLHAAIEQAYTAGKDKTLNHTPKF; from the coding sequence ATGACTGAAAAAATAAAACCGGTTACTCTTACAATCGCAGGCTCAGACTCGGGCGGGGGCGCGGGAATTCAAGCCGACTTAAAAACATTTACCGCTTTAGGTACTTTCGGAACCTCTGCGATCACTTGTTTGACTTCCCAAAATCCATCCGGCGTTACCGGAATCTTAGAAGTCGACGCCGAATTTTTAGAAAAACAAATTTTAGCCGTTCTCGATTATTTTCCGGTTCAAGCGATCAAAACGGGAATGTTGTTTTCTACGGCGATCATCGAAAAGACGAGTTCGCTTTTATCCGCTCGAAAAAAATCGGAAAAAACATTTTCACTCGTGATCGATCCCGTTATGGTTGCGACAAGCGGAGCAAAACTTTTACAAGACTCGGCGATCGAAGCGTTGTTGTTTAAGCTGATTCCGATCGCGGATTTGATCACTCCCAATTTGGACGAAGCGGAAATTCTTTCCGGAAAAAAAATCGGAAAGGCTGATGAAATGCCCGATCTCGCAAAAGAAATATTCGAAAAATTTAAAGTTCCCGTTTTATTAAAAGGCGGTCATTTGCAGAACGAAAAGATCGCGCTCGACATTCTTTACGACGGAAAGGCTTTGTATAAATTCGAAAAACCGTTCGTAAGCGGATTCTATCCACACGGAACGGGTTGTACGTATTCCTCGGCGATTACTTCTTATCTGGCTCTGGGAGAATCACTTCCAAAAGCCGTATTACACGCAAAAGAATATCTTCACGCGGCGATCGAACAAGCCTACACGGCCGGAAAAGACAAAACCTTAAATCATACTCCGAAATTTTGA